CACCAACGGCTACCTCTTTTACCTGCCGACCGAGGCGCAGCGGAAGAACACGGGCTACGCGCAGGAAGACTGCGACTGCCTCGTGGCCCCCGAGTGGCGGAAGATTTTTGACGAACGGACGGATGCGTTGCTGAAGAAGTTGAACGCGCCGTGAACTAAATTAATTACGAAAGCTTACTCCCATTGAGCAATTAGACGCCATGAACGACGACCTCAACGACCTTTACCAGGAAGTCATCTTGGAGCATGCGAAAAGCCCGCGGAACTTCCGCGAGCTGCCCGGCGCCAACCGTATCGCGCACGGGCGCAACCCGCTCTGCGGCGACAATTACACCGTTTATTTGCTCATGGAGGGCGACGTGGTGAAGGAGGCGACCTTCCAAGGCTCCGGCTGCGCCATCTCGAAGGCGTCGGCGTCGCTGCTCACCAGCACCATCAAGGGCAAGACCCGCGCGGACGTGGAGGCGCTCTTCGGCAAGGTGCATGCCATGGTCACCACCGGCCACGCGGACGACAGCCTGGGCAAGCTCGCGGCATTTGCGGGCGTGCACAAGTTCCCGGCGCGCGTGAAGTGCGCCAGCCTTTCGTGGCACGCAGCCAAGGCGGCGGTGGAAGGCAGCGCAGAGACGGTGAGCACGGAAGGCGATAACCCGAAGGCGGAATGATTTCGACCACTGATGAAACACCGATTGAACACCGATAAAGACTCAAGTTGGGCGAGCACCTAGCCGAAATTAATCAGTGTCCAATCTGTGACTAAAGTAAATTAACGATGCACTCCTACGAAAACGTCCCCCTCGGCGCGGGAGGCTCGCAAAGGCTGGGCGGCGCTGATCAAACAGGTGTACGCGTCGGACCCAATTCGCTGTCCCAAGTGTGGCGCGGAGATGAAAATCATCGCCTTCACCTGCCTGCCGGCAGGCAGGTCGAGCGAAGGCAGACTGAGGTCGTGGAGAAGATTCTGCGCCACTGCGGACTGTGGGAGGAGCAAGCGGCACGCGCCCCGCCCTCGGCGAAGGTCTCGGTTGCGGGCTGAGAGCGTGTCCGAAAATTGCGCGAAAACCCTCCGGGCGGCGGGTCTTTTGTCCGTGGCCTGCGTTGGCTCGGTCCTTACAGCCCGCGTTGGGGATGCTCGGACCTCGCCGCCTTGGCCACAGCCAAAATCCCTCGCCGCAGGACCCCGCGCAATTTTCGGACACGCTCTGAGGCTCAGGGCCAGCGGAACCGGTGGGGCAGTGGCGCCGGGCGCGCGGCGGGGCATCTGCTCGACGGTGAACTGCACCCTGGACGGTCAGCGCCAACACCCTTTCCAGCCGCTGTGGTGCCCTGAGCGGCCTTGCTGGAGGCTGCAGCCCCGAAACGCCGACCAGGCACTTGGCAGGGGACAATTCTGCCGCGTTTCGCCTTGAATGGCCACCCCCAGCCCGGCACACTCCAGCCACGTCGAAAAAGCAAATGCCTATCAGTTATCAGTCAGTAACGTGGCCAAGACCACCCGCGAGAAGGCCAAGGAATTCGGCATCGAGGTGGTGGACGTCCGCATCAAGCGCGCCGACCTGCCGGCCGAAGTGCAGCAGAGCGTCTTTCAGCGCATGCAGGCCGAACGCGAGCGCGAGGCCAAACGCTACCGCAGCGAAGGCGAGGAGGAGTCCGCCAAGCTCAAAGCCGAAACCGACAAACAACGCACCATCCTCCTGGCCACGGCCAAACAGGACGCCGAGAAACTCCGCGGCGAAGGCGACGCCACCGCCACGCGCGTCTATGCGGAGGCCTACGGCAAGGACGCCGAGTTCTACGCCTTCGTGCGCAGTCTCCAGGCCTACGAACAGTTTGTCGGCAAACGCAGCACGCTGGTGCTGCCGGCGGACTCGGACCTGTTCCGCTACCTCAGCAGCCCGCAATCCCCAACGCCCGGCGGCACCCCGGCCCGCGCGGCCCGGTGAGGCTCGCGAACCTGCCGCCGCGACCCGGCAACGCCACCGCTGCCTATGCTCGAAACGCTTAAACTCACCAAACACTTCAACGGCCACGCCGCCGTCAACGAACTCAACCTGAACATCCAGCCCGGCGAAGTGTTCGCCTTGCTAGGCCCCAACGGCGCGGGCAAGACGACGACCATCAACCTCCTGCTCGGCTTCCTCACGCCTGACGCGGGCGAGGCCCGCGTCAACGGCGCGAGCGTCGCGGCGGATCCCCTCGCCGCGCGCCGGCAACTGGCTTACATCCCCGAACAGGTCATGCTCTACCCGCGCTTCACCGGGGTGGAGAACCTCGATTACTTCAGCACGCTGGGCGGGCGCCGGCACACGCGCGACGAGTTGCTCCTGCTCCTCAAGCGCGCCGGCCTGCCGGCAGAGGTTGCCGACCGCCGCGTGGCCACCTATTCCAAAGGCATGCGCCAGAAGGTCGGCATCGCCCTCGCGTTGGCCACCGAAGCCAAAGCCTTGCTGCTCGACGAACCCACGTC
Above is a window of Verrucomicrobiota bacterium DNA encoding:
- a CDS encoding SUF system NifU family Fe-S cluster assembly protein, with product MNDDLNDLYQEVILEHAKSPRNFRELPGANRIAHGRNPLCGDNYTVYLLMEGDVVKEATFQGSGCAISKASASLLTSTIKGKTRADVEALFGKVHAMVTTGHADDSLGKLAAFAGVHKFPARVKCASLSWHAAKAAVEGSAETVSTEGDNPKAE
- a CDS encoding ABC transporter ATP-binding protein — protein: MLETLKLTKHFNGHAAVNELNLNIQPGEVFALLGPNGAGKTTTINLLLGFLTPDAGEARVNGASVAADPLAARRQLAYIPEQVMLYPRFTGVENLDYFSTLGGRRHTRDELLLLLKRAGLPAEVADRRVATYSKGMRQKVGIALALATEAKALLLDEPTSGLDPAASHEFSRLLRKLAGQGVAVLMATHDLFRAQEDATRIGILLNGQLAGDYVVKDIQHVDLEKLYLEHLRA
- the hflC gene encoding protease modulator HflC, yielding MATPSPAHSSHVEKANAYQLSVSNVAKTTREKAKEFGIEVVDVRIKRADLPAEVQQSVFQRMQAEREREAKRYRSEGEEESAKLKAETDKQRTILLATAKQDAEKLRGEGDATATRVYAEAYGKDAEFYAFVRSLQAYEQFVGKRSTLVLPADSDLFRYLSSPQSPTPGGTPARAAR